CCAGTCCCCGTAGAAAAACAGGTTGTGCTCATGTACGCAGGTGCAAACGGATATATTGATACATACCCTGAAAGCGCACTCAGGAAGTATGAGCAGGAGATGCTTCAGTTTGTTGAAGAAAAGCACCCCGATCTTTATACAGACATTAGAATAAAGAAACAGATCGATTCATCGATCGATGAAAAACTTGTCAGAGTTCTTGAAGAATTCAAGAAACAGTTTACATACTAAGGGCATTCAATGGCGACATTAAGGGATATAAAGAGGAAGATAAGCAGTATAGAAAGTACCAGGACCATTACCAGGACAATGAAAATGGTCTCTGCTTCCAAATTGAGAAGGGCGCAGGATGAACTGGATAAGATACGGGCTTATGCTTTAAAAATAGAGGAATTAACGGGCCGTGTCATTGCAAACGTGCCTCCGGAGAGCCACCCGCTTCTGGCGGAGAGGGAGCAGATAAAAAAGGTGCTTATTGTTTCGATAGCATCTGACAGAGGCCTATGCGGTGGATTCAATGTCAACATAGGTATAAAGGCGGAAAACTTTGTTGCACAAAACAGGGATAAGTACGAAAGGATCGCGGTTTATGCTGTTGGAAAGAAGGTTAAAGATTACCTCCAGCGACGGAAAGTTGAGGTTATTAAAGATTTGACTGACATGAAAAAGGTTGATAAGGGAATAGTTGATTCAATAGCATCTGATCTTATAAGGTATTACACAGAGGGAGAATTTGATAAAATCTATCTGGAATATACCCACTTCCTGTCGCCTGTTAAACAATTAGTGATGTTTGATGAATTTCTCCCCATAAAAGCATCTCATATATACGAAGACACAGAATATCTCTATGAGCCGGATAAAAATAAAATCATTGAGAAGCTAATCCCGAGATACATAAGCACAAAGATATATTTTGCAATACTTAATTCTCAGACATCAGAGCACGGGGCAAGGATGAGTGCAATGGAAAATGCAACGAACAACAGTGGTGAGATGATAGATAATCTTACCCTTATCTATAATAAACGAAGACAGGAAAGCATAACCAATGATATGATGGACATCGTTGGTGGTGCTGAGGCTTTGAGAGGAACATAGAGGAACTTTAAAAATTTCATTGAAGTTCTGCTATGAATAGCTGAACTGCTTAAAAGGAGGAGCATAGATGAGCGTGGAGGTAAA
This genomic window from Pseudomonadota bacterium contains:
- the atpG gene encoding ATP synthase F1 subunit gamma — encoded protein: MATLRDIKRKISSIESTRTITRTMKMVSASKLRRAQDELDKIRAYALKIEELTGRVIANVPPESHPLLAEREQIKKVLIVSIASDRGLCGGFNVNIGIKAENFVAQNRDKYERIAVYAVGKKVKDYLQRRKVEVIKDLTDMKKVDKGIVDSIASDLIRYYTEGEFDKIYLEYTHFLSPVKQLVMFDEFLPIKASHIYEDTEYLYEPDKNKIIEKLIPRYISTKIYFAILNSQTSEHGARMSAMENATNNSGEMIDNLTLIYNKRRQESITNDMMDIVGGAEALRGT